A region of Photobacterium sanguinicancri DNA encodes the following proteins:
- a CDS encoding arginyltransferase has protein sequence MNDLSFRIGLTPTSDCNYLPNQREQLGVVIDQDWFSPHGYQLLIASGYRRSGKAIYKPMCSACQACVPLRVDCFLFSPSKSQKRQLNQMKKLRWEFKPQLDDDWFSLYEKYITARHANGSMYPPNKAHFFEFSTAEWMDSLFLHVYDDQKLIAIAVTDVFEHALSAVYSFFDPDSTLSLGTLCVLFQIQYSRKTGRRWLYPGYQIDGCKAMNYKVRFQPHQKLIDGQWQSQ, from the coding sequence ATGAATGATCTTAGTTTTCGTATTGGGCTAACCCCGACTTCAGATTGTAACTATCTACCAAATCAACGGGAGCAGCTTGGCGTTGTTATCGATCAAGACTGGTTTAGCCCTCATGGCTATCAGCTTCTTATCGCTTCAGGCTATCGTCGCAGCGGTAAAGCTATCTATAAGCCAATGTGCTCCGCTTGTCAGGCCTGCGTCCCCTTGCGTGTCGATTGCTTTTTATTTTCACCATCAAAAAGCCAGAAGCGCCAGCTTAATCAAATGAAAAAATTGCGCTGGGAATTTAAACCTCAGTTAGATGACGACTGGTTCTCGCTATACGAAAAATACATCACAGCACGCCATGCAAACGGATCTATGTATCCACCCAACAAAGCACATTTCTTTGAGTTTAGTACGGCTGAATGGATGGATAGCTTATTCCTTCATGTTTATGATGACCAAAAGCTTATCGCGATTGCCGTTACTGACGTGTTTGAACATGCCCTAAGCGCGGTATATAGCTTTTTCGACCCCGATTCGACCCTGTCTTTGGGGACGCTCTGTGTGTTATTCCAAATCCAGTATTCTCGAAAAACAGGTCGTCGCTGGCTGTATCCGGGATACCAAATTGATGGCTGTAAAGCCATGAATTACAAAGTTCGCTTCCAGCCTCATCAAAAACTTATTGATGGACAATGGCAGTCTCAGTAG
- the aat gene encoding leucyl/phenylalanyl-tRNA--protein transferase, with protein sequence MAIYLPELSLSTTQFPSPHTALDDPNGLLAFGGDLSPQRLLAAYQQGIFPWYSEGEPILWWSPAPRAVFCPTSFQPSKSLRKFARKSDYQITLNRACAQVIEQCAACRGPDETWIMPDMIAAYKTMHLHGYCHSVEVWQDNQLVGGLYGIQVGSVFCGESMFTLADNASKMALWYFIRHFKAHGGSLVDCQIMNNHLQSLGATTSEREPFLAHLAEAKTAILESGCFTPQILRLPAE encoded by the coding sequence ATGGCCATTTATCTACCCGAACTGAGTTTGTCGACAACCCAATTTCCAAGCCCTCATACCGCACTTGACGATCCGAACGGCTTACTCGCGTTTGGGGGTGATCTATCGCCTCAACGCTTACTGGCAGCCTATCAACAAGGTATCTTCCCTTGGTATTCAGAAGGTGAACCCATTTTATGGTGGAGCCCAGCGCCACGCGCTGTATTTTGCCCGACCAGTTTCCAGCCAAGTAAAAGCTTGCGTAAATTTGCTCGTAAGTCAGATTACCAGATCACCCTGAACCGAGCCTGTGCTCAGGTTATCGAGCAGTGCGCAGCTTGCCGTGGTCCAGATGAAACTTGGATCATGCCTGATATGATAGCGGCCTATAAAACAATGCACTTACATGGTTACTGCCATTCTGTCGAAGTTTGGCAAGATAACCAACTCGTTGGCGGACTGTATGGAATTCAAGTCGGTTCAGTCTTTTGTGGTGAGTCTATGTTTACCCTCGCTGATAACGCCTCAAAAATGGCTCTCTGGTACTTTATCAGACACTTTAAAGCTCACGGTGGTTCACTCGTAGATTGCCAAATAATGAACAATCACTTGCAGTCACTTGGCGCAACAACATCCGAACGTGAACCATTTTTGGCACACCTTGCAGAAGCAAAGACTGCCATACTTGAATCAGGCTGTTTCACTCCTCAAATTTTAAGGCTGCCAGCAGAGTAA
- a CDS encoding outer membrane lipoprotein has product MRKLLMLLLIVPLTLTAAPYKRNEARAVNQIVFGNVDSVRYITQQEVINSQHSGWETLLGGVVGGLIGNQFGGGRGREVATAVGVVAGAGYAHNRQNTQQVIQYRLVELLIKSEDGKFIDVIQDVDQSMIFNRGDEVRILYFSDGVRVDKTYP; this is encoded by the coding sequence ATGAGAAAGTTGTTAATGTTACTGCTAATCGTCCCTCTGACGTTGACGGCGGCTCCTTATAAGCGCAATGAAGCGCGTGCTGTGAATCAAATTGTATTTGGTAATGTGGATTCTGTACGTTATATCACGCAGCAAGAAGTGATTAACTCTCAGCATAGCGGTTGGGAAACCTTACTGGGTGGTGTGGTTGGTGGCTTGATTGGTAATCAGTTTGGCGGTGGTCGAGGGCGTGAGGTCGCGACAGCCGTTGGTGTTGTTGCTGGCGCCGGTTATGCACATAACCGCCAAAATACCCAGCAGGTGATTCAATACCGTTTGGTTGAACTTCTCATTAAAAGTGAAGATGGAAAATTCATTGATGTGATTCAAGATGTTGATCAGAGCATGATTTTCAACCGTGGTGACGAGGTGCGTATTCTGTATTTCAGTGATGGTGTGCGAGTGGATAAAACATACCCATAG
- the cydC gene encoding heme ABC transporter ATP-binding protein/permease CydC, with translation MRDLLPYLKLYRKHWFGLTLGMLLGLGTILAAMSLLTLSGWFISASAIAGLTIARETFNYMLPGAGVRGFSMARTAGRWGERVVSHNATFKLLADLRLFFFRKLTPLIPGRQTNLRDADLLNRLVADVDAMDHVYLRLISPLVIGVIGLISITAFLCWFDMAIGLTLGAILLGLMLALPVIFYRLGKANGEALTMAKANYRVKLLDWIQGHAELLLFNAEKRYRQEAELEQDSLLDAQRKMASLTGFANGMLMAATGWTLVLILWIAADGVGGNMPDPFIALVAFATMASFEMMMPVAGAFQYLGQTLTSARRLNEIIEATPDTPFDPNGHQAVVRGDVTIDNISYTYYGSDKPVLNQVSVSLQAGQKLALLGRTGCGKSTLLQLLTRSWDPQQGNISIDGVALPKWHEASLRDAITVVSQRVDVFNGSLRENLLLAKPSASDDELAATLQRVGLDTLLEDKALDTWLGEGGRQISGGERRRIGIARALLHDAPILLLDEPTEGLDRRTEQQILRLLMEHAKDKTVLFITHRLVGLDQMDHICLMDEGSIIEEGKHQALLERNGRYTELWDRL, from the coding sequence ATGCGTGATTTACTCCCTTACCTAAAACTTTACCGTAAACACTGGTTTGGACTCACTCTAGGCATGCTGCTTGGTTTAGGTACCATACTCGCGGCGATGAGCTTATTAACGCTATCAGGTTGGTTTATTTCGGCGTCAGCTATTGCAGGGTTAACCATTGCACGCGAAACCTTTAACTACATGTTACCGGGTGCGGGTGTTCGTGGTTTCTCGATGGCAAGAACGGCAGGGCGTTGGGGCGAGCGCGTCGTCAGCCATAATGCCACGTTTAAGCTATTGGCTGACTTACGTTTATTTTTCTTCCGTAAATTAACGCCACTCATTCCAGGTCGTCAAACGAATCTGCGTGATGCTGATTTATTAAACCGTTTAGTTGCCGATGTCGATGCGATGGACCACGTCTACCTTCGATTAATCAGCCCATTAGTGATTGGCGTTATTGGCTTAATTTCGATTACGGCCTTTTTATGCTGGTTTGACATGGCGATCGGCTTAACTCTTGGTGCCATCTTGCTTGGCTTGATGCTCGCCTTGCCCGTTATCTTCTACCGATTAGGTAAAGCCAACGGTGAAGCCTTAACCATGGCAAAAGCCAACTACCGAGTAAAACTGCTTGATTGGATACAAGGTCATGCGGAGCTACTACTCTTTAATGCTGAAAAGCGCTACCGCCAAGAAGCCGAGTTAGAGCAAGACAGCTTGTTAGATGCCCAACGAAAAATGGCATCATTAACCGGTTTTGCCAATGGCATGTTAATGGCTGCGACGGGTTGGACATTAGTGCTAATCCTATGGATAGCTGCTGACGGTGTCGGTGGCAACATGCCCGACCCATTCATCGCGTTAGTTGCGTTCGCGACTATGGCAAGTTTCGAAATGATGATGCCTGTCGCTGGTGCCTTCCAGTACCTAGGACAAACCCTAACCTCTGCGCGTCGTTTGAATGAAATCATTGAAGCCACGCCAGATACGCCGTTTGATCCAAATGGTCACCAAGCGGTTGTGCGTGGCGATGTCACTATCGATAACATCAGCTACACCTACTACGGTAGTGACAAACCGGTACTAAACCAAGTATCGGTTAGCCTACAAGCTGGCCAAAAGCTGGCGCTACTTGGTCGTACTGGTTGTGGTAAATCAACCCTGCTACAACTCTTGACGCGTAGCTGGGATCCACAACAAGGCAACATCAGTATCGATGGTGTGGCATTACCTAAGTGGCATGAAGCTTCACTGCGTGATGCGATTACCGTGGTCAGCCAACGCGTAGATGTTTTCAATGGTTCTCTACGCGAAAACCTCTTGTTAGCGAAACCAAGTGCATCTGATGATGAATTAGCCGCAACTCTTCAGCGCGTTGGTCTTGATACGTTACTTGAAGATAAAGCACTTGATACTTGGTTAGGAGAAGGTGGACGTCAGATCTCTGGTGGTGAACGTCGTCGTATTGGCATTGCACGTGCGCTTTTACACGATGCACCTATCCTATTACTGGATGAGCCAACAGAAGGACTGGACCGTCGTACAGAGCAGCAAATCCTACGTTTATTAATGGAACACGCGAAAGATAAGACAGTGCTCTTTATTACGCATCGCCTTGTTGGCCTGGATCAGATGGATCACATTTGTTTAATGGACGAAGGCAGTATTATTGAAGAAGGTAAGCACCAAGCGCTACTTGAGCGTAATGGCCGCTACACTGAATTGTGGGATCGCCTTTAG
- the cydD gene encoding heme ABC transporter permease/ATP-binding protein CydD, translating to MDKQLQRDLTKWLKSQSKLAKRWLMLSVGLGFVSGLLLVGQAALLAHILHQLIIEHTDKSELVGHFIGLITVVGLRAACSWGREVFGYRCGEKIRLHIRQLIMQRLHNLGPAYIKGKPAGAWASLVLEQVEEMQDFFSRYIPQMSIAVLVPLTILVVVFPLNWAAGLIFLITAPLVPIFMALVGLGAADANRRNFKALQRLSGHFFDRLQGLSTLRLFNRAEAEAENLHVASDVLRKRTMEVLRLAFLSSAVLEFFSSISVAMVAVYFGFTFIGELNFGTYGIPLSLFTGLFVLVLAPEFYQPLRDLGTFYHAKAQAIGAAESIVEFLNAEADEMEQGTDNLPSPETIQIEANALEVLSPEGQVLTGPLTFAIKPNEHVALVGPSGAGKTSLLNAILGFLPYRGSLKVNGVELKALDHSQWRQAISWVGQNPMLVHGTVRDNVTLGNPLATDEHVRQVTQQAYADEFIDRLELGDQHIVGDRSGGLSVGQAQRIAVARAMLQNGAFWLLDEPTASLDANSERLVLDSLSIAVRGQTTLMVSHRLDQLSMMDRVFVMENGQLVQNGHFDMIREQGLLAEMLANKDMRDLDA from the coding sequence ATGGATAAACAATTACAACGCGATTTAACCAAGTGGCTAAAATCACAAAGTAAACTAGCAAAACGCTGGTTGATGCTGAGTGTTGGCCTTGGTTTTGTCTCAGGGTTGCTTCTAGTTGGACAAGCCGCTTTGCTGGCTCATATCCTTCATCAACTCATTATTGAACACACAGACAAGAGTGAATTAGTCGGCCATTTCATCGGCTTAATCACGGTTGTTGGTTTACGCGCAGCGTGCAGCTGGGGACGAGAAGTCTTTGGTTATCGTTGTGGCGAAAAAATTCGCCTCCATATTCGCCAACTCATCATGCAACGCCTACATAATTTAGGCCCTGCCTATATTAAAGGTAAACCTGCGGGTGCGTGGGCCAGTTTAGTATTAGAGCAAGTGGAAGAGATGCAAGATTTCTTCTCTCGTTATATTCCACAAATGTCTATTGCGGTATTGGTTCCCCTCACCATCTTGGTCGTTGTGTTTCCGCTCAACTGGGCTGCTGGTTTAATTTTCTTAATCACCGCGCCTTTAGTGCCCATTTTCATGGCTCTTGTGGGGCTTGGCGCTGCTGATGCTAACCGCCGTAACTTCAAAGCATTACAGCGTTTATCCGGCCACTTTTTTGACCGTTTACAAGGCCTGTCGACACTTCGTTTGTTCAATCGAGCTGAAGCTGAAGCAGAGAATCTGCATGTCGCATCAGATGTGCTGCGTAAGCGTACGATGGAAGTACTACGCCTCGCGTTCTTATCATCTGCGGTATTAGAGTTCTTCTCTTCAATCTCAGTCGCTATGGTTGCCGTCTACTTTGGTTTCACCTTTATCGGTGAACTTAACTTCGGCACTTATGGCATCCCCTTAAGCCTATTTACTGGCTTATTTGTGCTTGTTTTGGCACCTGAGTTTTACCAACCGTTACGTGATTTAGGCACTTTCTACCATGCTAAAGCGCAAGCAATTGGCGCGGCAGAGTCGATTGTTGAGTTCTTAAATGCCGAAGCGGACGAAATGGAACAAGGTACTGATAACTTACCATCACCTGAAACCATTCAAATTGAAGCCAATGCACTTGAAGTATTAAGTCCTGAAGGACAAGTACTCACAGGTCCACTCACTTTTGCCATCAAACCCAATGAGCACGTCGCGCTTGTGGGCCCAAGTGGTGCAGGTAAAACCAGCTTATTAAACGCGATATTAGGTTTCCTACCCTACCGTGGTAGCCTAAAAGTGAATGGGGTTGAGCTCAAAGCATTGGATCACAGCCAATGGCGTCAAGCTATCAGCTGGGTGGGCCAAAACCCAATGTTAGTTCACGGCACTGTTCGCGACAATGTAACACTGGGTAACCCGCTGGCGACCGATGAACACGTTCGCCAAGTTACACAGCAAGCTTATGCCGATGAATTCATCGACCGTTTAGAACTTGGTGATCAACACATAGTGGGTGATCGCTCGGGTGGTTTATCTGTCGGTCAGGCTCAGCGTATTGCCGTTGCCCGTGCCATGTTACAAAACGGGGCTTTCTGGCTACTTGATGAACCGACAGCCAGCCTAGACGCAAACAGCGAGCGCCTAGTACTCGATAGTTTATCTATTGCGGTACGTGGCCAAACCACACTGATGGTGAGCCACCGTCTTGATCAACTATCGATGATGGATCGTGTCTTTGTAATGGAGAACGGTCAACTGGTTCAAAATGGTCATTTCGATATGATTCGCGAACAAGGTTTACTTGCTGAAATGTTAGCAAACAAAGATATGAGGGATCTCGATGCGTGA
- the trxB gene encoding thioredoxin-disulfide reductase, whose translation MSNVRHCNLLILGSGPAGYTAAVYAARANLNPVMITGMQQGGQLTTTTEVENWPGDAEGLTGPALMDRMKEHAEKFETEIIFDHISETDFSQRPFRLKGDNGEYTCDALIISTGASAKYLGLESEEAFKGRGVSACATCDGFFYRNQKVAVVGGGNTAVEEALYLSNIASEVHLIHRRDTFRSEKILIKRLMDKVENGNIILHTDRTLDEVLGDDMGVTAVRIKDTQSDATETIEVMGAFIAIGHQPNTAIFAGQLEMENGYIKVQSGTQGNATQTSVEGVFAAGDVMDHTYRQAITSAGTGCMAALDAERYLDALDEQQ comes from the coding sequence ATGAGTAACGTAAGACACTGTAATCTGCTCATCCTTGGTTCTGGCCCTGCGGGCTATACTGCAGCGGTTTATGCAGCACGTGCGAACCTTAATCCAGTCATGATCACTGGCATGCAGCAAGGCGGCCAACTGACGACCACAACAGAAGTGGAAAACTGGCCAGGTGATGCTGAAGGCTTAACAGGCCCTGCATTAATGGATCGAATGAAAGAACATGCTGAAAAGTTTGAGACTGAAATCATTTTTGATCACATAAGTGAAACTGATTTTAGCCAACGCCCTTTCCGCCTCAAAGGTGACAATGGTGAGTACACGTGTGATGCGTTAATCATTTCTACAGGTGCATCAGCGAAATACCTTGGCTTAGAGTCTGAAGAAGCATTCAAAGGCCGCGGTGTATCAGCCTGTGCAACCTGTGATGGATTCTTCTACCGCAACCAAAAAGTCGCGGTTGTTGGTGGTGGTAATACCGCTGTGGAAGAAGCACTTTACTTGTCAAACATTGCGTCTGAAGTTCACCTCATTCACCGCCGTGATACGTTCCGTTCTGAAAAAATCCTCATCAAGCGTTTAATGGATAAAGTTGAGAACGGTAATATTATTCTGCACACTGACCGTACGCTTGATGAAGTATTAGGCGACGACATGGGTGTAACAGCTGTTCGCATTAAAGACACCCAGTCTGATGCCACAGAAACCATCGAAGTCATGGGCGCATTTATTGCTATTGGTCACCAGCCAAACACTGCAATTTTTGCAGGCCAGCTTGAAATGGAAAATGGCTACATCAAAGTTCAGTCAGGTACCCAAGGCAATGCAACGCAAACCAGTGTTGAGGGTGTATTTGCCGCTGGCGATGTGATGGACCATACCTACCGCCAAGCGATTACCTCGGCGGGTACAGGTTGCATGGCCGCACTCGACGCTGAACGCTACCTCGATGCGCTTGACGAGCAACAATAA
- the ald gene encoding alanine dehydrogenase → MIIGVPKEIKNHEYRVGLTPASVRELVLLGHQVLIESNAAIGIGFVDADYQAVGASIISTAKEVFTRSEMIVKVKEPQAVERAMLREGQILFTYLHLAPDFPQTKELIQSKAICIAYETVTDKYGRLPLLAPMSEVAGRMSIQAGAQTLENSSGGRGLLLSGVPGVSPANVVILGGGVVGSNAARMAVGMRADVTILDRNIDTLRSLDKEFQGRAKVLYSTREAIDKLVPVADLIIGAVLIPGAAAPKLISAEHIDRMKAGSALVDVAIDQGGCFETSHPTTHTDPTYIINGVVHYCVANMPGAVARTSTFALNNATLPYVIKLAEKGYKKALLEDDGFINGMNVMYGKVTCKEVADAFNLHYTDPSVAISMH, encoded by the coding sequence ATGATCATTGGTGTACCCAAAGAGATAAAGAATCACGAATATCGGGTGGGGTTAACCCCAGCCAGTGTGCGTGAACTTGTGTTACTCGGCCACCAGGTTCTTATTGAATCTAATGCAGCAATTGGTATCGGCTTTGTTGATGCAGACTACCAAGCTGTAGGCGCTTCCATTATTTCTACAGCTAAAGAAGTTTTTACCAGATCAGAGATGATTGTCAAAGTAAAAGAGCCTCAAGCAGTAGAAAGAGCTATGCTTCGCGAAGGACAGATACTATTCACCTACCTTCACCTCGCTCCTGATTTTCCTCAAACCAAAGAACTTATACAAAGCAAAGCCATTTGCATCGCTTACGAAACAGTAACAGATAAATACGGCAGATTACCACTATTAGCACCTATGTCTGAGGTCGCTGGCAGAATGTCCATCCAAGCAGGGGCCCAAACACTAGAGAATTCTAGCGGTGGACGTGGATTATTATTAAGCGGCGTTCCCGGTGTTTCACCCGCTAACGTGGTAATTCTAGGGGGCGGTGTTGTGGGATCTAATGCTGCTCGCATGGCAGTAGGAATGCGTGCTGACGTGACCATTTTAGACCGAAATATAGACACCCTTCGCTCCTTAGATAAGGAATTTCAAGGCCGCGCAAAAGTCCTTTATTCCACGAGAGAAGCCATCGATAAACTGGTTCCTGTTGCCGACCTTATTATTGGTGCTGTACTCATACCAGGGGCTGCTGCACCCAAGCTAATATCAGCTGAGCATATAGATAGAATGAAGGCTGGCTCTGCCTTAGTGGATGTCGCCATCGATCAAGGTGGTTGCTTTGAAACCTCCCACCCGACAACACATACCGACCCAACGTACATCATCAATGGCGTGGTACATTATTGTGTTGCTAACATGCCTGGCGCTGTCGCACGCACCTCAACTTTCGCGCTCAATAACGCGACCCTACCTTATGTCATTAAGCTGGCGGAAAAAGGCTATAAAAAAGCATTATTAGAAGATGATGGATTCATAAATGGCATGAATGTCATGTATGGCAAGGTGACCTGTAAAGAAGTGGCCGATGCATTCAATTTGCACTATACAGACCCATCTGTTGCTATAAGTATGCATTAA
- the lrp gene encoding leucine-responsive transcriptional regulator Lrp: protein MVDTKKKPSKELDRIDRNILNELQKDGRISNVELSKRVGLSPTPCLERVRRLERQAYISGYTALLNPQFLDASLLVFVEITLNRGTPDVFEEFNKSVQELEGIQECHLVSGDFDYLLKTRVCDMSAYRKLLGETLLRLPGVNDTRTYVVMEEVKQTNHLVIKTR from the coding sequence ATGGTAGATACCAAAAAGAAACCATCCAAGGAATTGGATCGCATTGACCGTAACATTCTGAACGAACTACAGAAAGATGGCCGAATTTCAAACGTTGAGCTATCTAAACGTGTAGGTCTTTCACCAACGCCGTGTCTTGAGCGTGTACGCCGCCTAGAGCGACAAGCTTACATTAGCGGTTACACAGCACTGTTGAATCCTCAATTCCTTGACGCGTCTTTATTGGTGTTCGTTGAGATTACACTTAACCGTGGCACACCAGATGTGTTTGAAGAGTTTAATAAATCAGTGCAAGAGCTTGAAGGCATTCAAGAGTGCCATCTTGTATCTGGTGATTTTGACTACCTACTTAAAACACGTGTATGTGATATGTCTGCGTACCGTAAGTTATTGGGTGAAACCCTGTTGCGCCTTCCTGGTGTGAATGACACGCGTACATACGTAGTTATGGAAGAAGTGAAGCAAACTAACCATCTTGTGATTAAAACGCGTTAA